In one Oryzias latipes chromosome 13, ASM223467v1 genomic region, the following are encoded:
- the LOC111948414 gene encoding uncharacterized protein LOC111948414 isoform X2, whose product MHPNYLKNYSKLTAQKRKIGTSTHASSSKQLKVDSVFPVKHVSPVTVNKAILRYIIQGLHPFSTVDLPSFKELISTLQPGISVITRPTLRSKIAEAALIMKQKVTAAMSEVEWIATTTDCWTARRKSFIGVTAHWINPGSLERHSAALACKRLMGSHTFEVLASAMNDIHSEYEIRDKVVCTTTDSGSNFMKAFRVFGVENNDIETEARRCESDDTDSEGCGEGSDGVEFQDASRVLDQDDGFEFQLPKHQKCACHLLNLVSSVDAQKALSNEHYKKLYRSVFGKCQALWNKSSRSALAAEAVESESRLQLLRPNQTRWNSTFMAVDRILQICKEAGEGALRNICTSLEVPMFNPAEMLFLTEWANTMRPVAKVLDILQAETNTQLGWLLPSVHQLSLKLQRLHHSLRYCDPLVDALQQGIQTRFKHMFEDPEIIAAAILLPKFRTSWTNDETIIKRGMDYIRVHLEPLDHKKELANSSSDDEDFFASLKPTTHEASKELDGYLACVSDTRESLLTFPAICSLSIKTNTPLPASAACERLFSTAGLLFSPKRARLDTNNFENQLLLKLNLRFYNFE is encoded by the exons ATGCACCCAAATTACCTCAAAAACTACTCTAAATTGACAGCACAGAAGAGAAAGATCGGGACCTCCACCCATGCTTCCAGCAGTAAGCAACTGAAAGTTGACTCAGTTTTCCCAGTCAAACATGTGTCTCCAGTCACTGTGAACAAAGCTATATTAAGGTACATCATTCAAGGACTTCATCCTTTCAGCACTGTTGATCTGCCATCATTTAAAGAGCTGATTAGTACACTGCAGCCTGGCATTTCTGTCATTACAAGGCCTACTTTACGCTCCAAGATAGCTGAAGCTGCTCTGATCATGAAACAGAAAGTGACTGCTGCCATGAGTGAAGTTGAATGGATTGCAACCACAACGGATTGTTGGACTGCACGTAGAAAGTCATTCATTGGTGTAACTGCTCACTGGATCAACCCTGGAAGTCTTGAAAGACATTCCGCTGCACTTGCCTGCAAAAGATTAATGGGCTCTCATACTTTTGAGGTACTGGCCAGTGCCATGAATGATATCCACTCAGAGTATGAAATACGTGACAAGGTTGTTTGCACAACCACAGACAGTGGTTCCAACTTTatgaaggctttcagagtttTTGGTGTGGAAAACAATGATATCGAGACTGAGGCAAGAAGGTGTGAAAGTGATGACACTGATTCTGAAGGCTGTGGTGAGGGAAGTGATGGTGTGGAATTCCAAGATGCCTCACGAGTCCTGGACCAAGACGATGGCTTCGAATTCCAGCTACCAAAACATCAAAAGTGTGCCTGTCACTTACTTAACCTAGTCTCAAgcgttgatgcccaaaaagctCTCTCAAATGAACACTACAAGAAACTCTACAGATCTGTCTTTGGCAAATGCCAAGCTTTATGGAATAAAAGCAGCCGATCGGCTCTAGCAGCTGAAGCTGTTGAATCAGAAAGCCGGCTTCAGCTTTTAAGGCCAAACCAAACGCGGTGGAATTCAACTTTTATGGCTGTTGACAGAATTCTTCAAATTTGCAAAGAAGCAGGAGAAGGCGCACTTCGGAATATATGCACCTCTCTTGAGGTTCCAAT GTTTAATCCAGCAGAAATGCTGTTCTTGACAGAGTGGGCCAACACAATGCGTCCAGTTGCAAAAGTACTCGACATCTTGCAAGCGGAAACGAATACACAGCTGGGGTGGCTGCTGCCTAGTGTCCATCAGTTAAGCTTGAAACTTCAGCGACTCCACCATTCTCTCAGGTACTGTGACCCACTTGTGGATGCCCTACAACAAGGAATCCAAACACGATTCAAGCATATGTTTGAAGATCCTGAGATCATAGCAGCTGCCATCCTTCTCCCTAAATTTCGGACCTCTTGGACAAATGATGAAACCATCATAAAACGAG GCATGGACTACATCAGAGTGCATCTGGAGCCTTTGGACCACAAGAAGGAATTGGCCAACAGTTCATCTGATGATGAAGATTTTTTCGCTTCTTTGAAACCGACAACACATGAAGCCAGCAAAGAGTTGGATGGATATCTGGCCTGTGTTTCAGACACCAGGGAGTCTCTGCTCACGTTTCCTGCTATTTGCAGCCTCTCTATCAAGACTAATACACCTCTTCCCGCATCGGCTGCCTGTGAGAGGCTTTTCAGCACTGCAGGATTGCTTTTCAGCCCCAAAAGAGCTAGGCTTGACACTAACAATTTTGAGAATCAGCTTCTACTGAAGTTAAATCTGAGGTTTTACAACTTTGAGTAG
- the LOC111948414 gene encoding uncharacterized protein LOC111948414 isoform X1, which yields MFIGPLEVTSCHIYYHNAQHLDLEIREIITVNQWKKMEEVCDSSAAASSTVQNQPQDQEHPWPYLREFFSLSGVNKDSFKMKCVLCLPLNKEISAFKSSPSNLRKHIERMHPNYLKNYSKLTAQKRKIGTSTHASSSKQLKVDSVFPVKHVSPVTVNKAILRYIIQGLHPFSTVDLPSFKELISTLQPGISVITRPTLRSKIAEAALIMKQKVTAAMSEVEWIATTTDCWTARRKSFIGVTAHWINPGSLERHSAALACKRLMGSHTFEVLASAMNDIHSEYEIRDKVVCTTTDSGSNFMKAFRVFGVENNDIETEARRCESDDTDSEGCGEGSDGVEFQDASRVLDQDDGFEFQLPKHQKCACHLLNLVSSVDAQKALSNEHYKKLYRSVFGKCQALWNKSSRSALAAEAVESESRLQLLRPNQTRWNSTFMAVDRILQICKEAGEGALRNICTSLEVPMFNPAEMLFLTEWANTMRPVAKVLDILQAETNTQLGWLLPSVHQLSLKLQRLHHSLRYCDPLVDALQQGIQTRFKHMFEDPEIIAAAILLPKFRTSWTNDETIIKRGMDYIRVHLEPLDHKKELANSSSDDEDFFASLKPTTHEASKELDGYLACVSDTRESLLTFPAICSLSIKTNTPLPASAACERLFSTAGLLFSPKRARLDTNNFENQLLLKLNLRFYNFE from the exons ATGTTCATTGGTCCTTTGGAAGTGACGTCATGTCACATCTATTACCACAATGCACAGCACCTTGACCTGGAAATTAGGGAAATTATAACAGTCAATCAGTGGAAGAAAATGGAGGAAGTATGTGATTCATCAGCAGCTGCGAGCAGCACAGTCCAAAATCAGCCACAGGATCAAGAGCACCCGTGGCCGTATCTTCGCGAATTCTTTTCTTTAAGTGGTGTAAATAAAGATTCattcaagatgaaatgtgtcCTCTGTCTCCCgcttaataaagaaatatcgGCCTTCAAAAGTTCGCCATCAAACCTAAGGAAGCATATTGAG agaATGCACCCAAATTACCTCAAAAACTACTCTAAATTGACAGCACAGAAGAGAAAGATCGGGACCTCCACCCATGCTTCCAGCAGTAAGCAACTGAAAGTTGACTCAGTTTTCCCAGTCAAACATGTGTCTCCAGTCACTGTGAACAAAGCTATATTAAGGTACATCATTCAAGGACTTCATCCTTTCAGCACTGTTGATCTGCCATCATTTAAAGAGCTGATTAGTACACTGCAGCCTGGCATTTCTGTCATTACAAGGCCTACTTTACGCTCCAAGATAGCTGAAGCTGCTCTGATCATGAAACAGAAAGTGACTGCTGCCATGAGTGAAGTTGAATGGATTGCAACCACAACGGATTGTTGGACTGCACGTAGAAAGTCATTCATTGGTGTAACTGCTCACTGGATCAACCCTGGAAGTCTTGAAAGACATTCCGCTGCACTTGCCTGCAAAAGATTAATGGGCTCTCATACTTTTGAGGTACTGGCCAGTGCCATGAATGATATCCACTCAGAGTATGAAATACGTGACAAGGTTGTTTGCACAACCACAGACAGTGGTTCCAACTTTatgaaggctttcagagtttTTGGTGTGGAAAACAATGATATCGAGACTGAGGCAAGAAGGTGTGAAAGTGATGACACTGATTCTGAAGGCTGTGGTGAGGGAAGTGATGGTGTGGAATTCCAAGATGCCTCACGAGTCCTGGACCAAGACGATGGCTTCGAATTCCAGCTACCAAAACATCAAAAGTGTGCCTGTCACTTACTTAACCTAGTCTCAAgcgttgatgcccaaaaagctCTCTCAAATGAACACTACAAGAAACTCTACAGATCTGTCTTTGGCAAATGCCAAGCTTTATGGAATAAAAGCAGCCGATCGGCTCTAGCAGCTGAAGCTGTTGAATCAGAAAGCCGGCTTCAGCTTTTAAGGCCAAACCAAACGCGGTGGAATTCAACTTTTATGGCTGTTGACAGAATTCTTCAAATTTGCAAAGAAGCAGGAGAAGGCGCACTTCGGAATATATGCACCTCTCTTGAGGTTCCAAT GTTTAATCCAGCAGAAATGCTGTTCTTGACAGAGTGGGCCAACACAATGCGTCCAGTTGCAAAAGTACTCGACATCTTGCAAGCGGAAACGAATACACAGCTGGGGTGGCTGCTGCCTAGTGTCCATCAGTTAAGCTTGAAACTTCAGCGACTCCACCATTCTCTCAGGTACTGTGACCCACTTGTGGATGCCCTACAACAAGGAATCCAAACACGATTCAAGCATATGTTTGAAGATCCTGAGATCATAGCAGCTGCCATCCTTCTCCCTAAATTTCGGACCTCTTGGACAAATGATGAAACCATCATAAAACGAG GCATGGACTACATCAGAGTGCATCTGGAGCCTTTGGACCACAAGAAGGAATTGGCCAACAGTTCATCTGATGATGAAGATTTTTTCGCTTCTTTGAAACCGACAACACATGAAGCCAGCAAAGAGTTGGATGGATATCTGGCCTGTGTTTCAGACACCAGGGAGTCTCTGCTCACGTTTCCTGCTATTTGCAGCCTCTCTATCAAGACTAATACACCTCTTCCCGCATCGGCTGCCTGTGAGAGGCTTTTCAGCACTGCAGGATTGCTTTTCAGCCCCAAAAGAGCTAGGCTTGACACTAACAATTTTGAGAATCAGCTTCTACTGAAGTTAAATCTGAGGTTTTACAACTTTGAGTAG
- the LOC111948414 gene encoding uncharacterized protein LOC111948414 isoform X3: MFIGPLEVTSCHIYYHNAQHLDLEIREIITVNQWKKMEEVCDSSAAASSTVQNQPQDQEHPWPYLREFFSLSGVNKDSFKMKCVLCLPLNKEISAFKSSPSNLRKHIERMHPNYLKNYSKLTAQKRKIGTSTHASSSKQLKVDSVFPVKHVSPVTVNKAILRYIIQGLHPFSTVDLPSFKELISTLQPGISVITRPTLRSKIAEAALIMKQKVTAAMSEVEWIATTTDCWTARRKSFIGVTAHWINPGSLERHSAALACKRLMGSHTFEVLASAMNDIHSEYEIRDKVVCTTTDSGSNFMKAFRVFGVENNDIETEARRCESDDTDSEGCGEGSDGVEFQDASRVLDQDDGFEFQLPKHQKCACHLLNLVSSVDAQKALSNEHYKKLYRSVFGKCQALWNKSSRSALAAEAVESESRLQLLRPNQTRWNSTFMAVDRILQICKEAGEGALRNICTSLEVPMFNPAEMLFLTEWANTMRPVAKVLDILQAETNTQLGWLLPSVHQLSLKLQRLHHSLRHGLHQSASGAFGPQEGIGQQFI; this comes from the exons ATGTTCATTGGTCCTTTGGAAGTGACGTCATGTCACATCTATTACCACAATGCACAGCACCTTGACCTGGAAATTAGGGAAATTATAACAGTCAATCAGTGGAAGAAAATGGAGGAAGTATGTGATTCATCAGCAGCTGCGAGCAGCACAGTCCAAAATCAGCCACAGGATCAAGAGCACCCGTGGCCGTATCTTCGCGAATTCTTTTCTTTAAGTGGTGTAAATAAAGATTCattcaagatgaaatgtgtcCTCTGTCTCCCgcttaataaagaaatatcgGCCTTCAAAAGTTCGCCATCAAACCTAAGGAAGCATATTGAG agaATGCACCCAAATTACCTCAAAAACTACTCTAAATTGACAGCACAGAAGAGAAAGATCGGGACCTCCACCCATGCTTCCAGCAGTAAGCAACTGAAAGTTGACTCAGTTTTCCCAGTCAAACATGTGTCTCCAGTCACTGTGAACAAAGCTATATTAAGGTACATCATTCAAGGACTTCATCCTTTCAGCACTGTTGATCTGCCATCATTTAAAGAGCTGATTAGTACACTGCAGCCTGGCATTTCTGTCATTACAAGGCCTACTTTACGCTCCAAGATAGCTGAAGCTGCTCTGATCATGAAACAGAAAGTGACTGCTGCCATGAGTGAAGTTGAATGGATTGCAACCACAACGGATTGTTGGACTGCACGTAGAAAGTCATTCATTGGTGTAACTGCTCACTGGATCAACCCTGGAAGTCTTGAAAGACATTCCGCTGCACTTGCCTGCAAAAGATTAATGGGCTCTCATACTTTTGAGGTACTGGCCAGTGCCATGAATGATATCCACTCAGAGTATGAAATACGTGACAAGGTTGTTTGCACAACCACAGACAGTGGTTCCAACTTTatgaaggctttcagagtttTTGGTGTGGAAAACAATGATATCGAGACTGAGGCAAGAAGGTGTGAAAGTGATGACACTGATTCTGAAGGCTGTGGTGAGGGAAGTGATGGTGTGGAATTCCAAGATGCCTCACGAGTCCTGGACCAAGACGATGGCTTCGAATTCCAGCTACCAAAACATCAAAAGTGTGCCTGTCACTTACTTAACCTAGTCTCAAgcgttgatgcccaaaaagctCTCTCAAATGAACACTACAAGAAACTCTACAGATCTGTCTTTGGCAAATGCCAAGCTTTATGGAATAAAAGCAGCCGATCGGCTCTAGCAGCTGAAGCTGTTGAATCAGAAAGCCGGCTTCAGCTTTTAAGGCCAAACCAAACGCGGTGGAATTCAACTTTTATGGCTGTTGACAGAATTCTTCAAATTTGCAAAGAAGCAGGAGAAGGCGCACTTCGGAATATATGCACCTCTCTTGAGGTTCCAAT GTTTAATCCAGCAGAAATGCTGTTCTTGACAGAGTGGGCCAACACAATGCGTCCAGTTGCAAAAGTACTCGACATCTTGCAAGCGGAAACGAATACACAGCTGGGGTGGCTGCTGCCTAGTGTCCATCAGTTAAGCTTGAAACTTCAGCGACTCCACCATTCTCTCAG GCATGGACTACATCAGAGTGCATCTGGAGCCTTTGGACCACAAGAAGGAATTGGCCAACAGTTCATCTGA